A region of the Terriglobales bacterium genome:
CTGCCTGTTTGAGAAATTTCCGACGACCATTATCAGAGGAGAATTTTCCCAATACGTTCTCGTCAACCATTGTTTCCTCCACGTATCGTGTTCGACAGATTCCCGATTCCCTCAATTTCGACTTCGAATGTATCCCCGTCCTTCAGATAGATCGGTGGCTTACGGGCAAAACCTACGCCGGGTGGAGTTCCGGTCGCGATTACGTCACCCGGCTCCAGAGTTATGGAAGAGGAAATAAACTCGATCAGTTCCGGCACGGCGAAGATCAGATTTCGCGTGCTGGAGTTCTGCATTACCTCTCCGTTCAGACGTCCTCGAATGTTGAGATTCCGATGGTCAGGTATTTCCGTTTTGGTGACGATCCAAGGACCAAGAGGACCAAAGCCATCGCAGCTTTTTCCGCGGTACCACTGCCCATCCGCGAATTGGAAGTTACGTGCACTGATATCGTTCGCGCATGTATAACCGAGCACATAATTCATTGCATCGTGCTCTCGCACGTGCCTGCATCTTTTCCCGATCACGACGGCGAGTTCGGCTTCGAAGTCTGGCTGATCGCAGGACGGAGGAATTGAAACCTCGGAGTTGTGTCCTGCGACAGCATTTGCTGATTTCGCAAACAGCAAGGGCCGGGACGGCAATTCCATGTTTGATTCCCGAGCATGGTCGGAATAGTTGAGCCCCACACAGATGAACGTACGGGGCTGAACCGGCGAAGGAAGTGGCGACTGGAGCAGGTCAGCAGGCAGCCTGTGATCTTGAACGTCGACAAGGAAACTGGGGCTTCCTTCCAGGAAAGTTTCCAGTATCGAGGCAGCGGCACAGAAATCAGAGTCGAGTCCGCTATGGATGCTCCGTTTAACGGCGGAACGTATTTTTGAAGGCGTTTCCGACCGATCAAAGATCAGCCAATCGAAGATACCTTGTGACGCCGATGCAACAAACGGACGAATGCTGCCCTTTTGGAAATACCGACCAACTCTCACCACGGTTCCTTTCGAGATAGGCTCTGAGTGGAACGACACACAACGTCTCCCAGAGCGCTACCGAGTGTTAGCTTGGGATGTTTTCCTAGGTTGTAGGTACTCGAACACCTTGACACATAATGATTTGCACGATACCGTCGACGGAGTACAGTTTGGTGGAAAAGGTGCCTTATGGCAAAGGAGCCTGGGCTACAGCCCTTTAGAAATATGGGGACGCTGAAGGATCGGACTGTCGACGTCCTAACCGACGCCATCCTCAGCGGAAAGATCAAACCGGGAGAGCGCCTCAACGAAAGCCAGCTTGCACGCGACCTGCACGTGAGCCGCGCTCCGGTTCGGGAGGCGCTGCAGCAACTACAGGAACAGTCCCTCATCATCAATGTTCCCCGAAGAGGAATGTTCGTGGTTAGCCTGGACGACGATGACATTCAGAAAATCAACTCCTTGCGGGTGGTCCTGGAAGCTGAGGCCCTGCGTTTGGCCCGAAAAAACCTCACCCCTCAGCGCGAAAAGAAGCTCGAGCAATTGTTGACGACCATGGAGAATATGGAACCGACCCCAACCAAGCTCTCGATGCGGGTCGATTTTGAGTTCCATCGCACGATCTGGAGCTTCAGCGGGAACGAGTACCTGGAAAAGATACTTTCCAGCCTCACCGCTCCCTTATTTGCACACTCTGTCAGGACGCTGCTCCGCAGTGAAAAGCTTCGGATTGTTCTCGACTCCCACCGCCCGCTATTTGAGTTCATTTGTGGAGGCCAAGTGGAACAGACCGCGGAACAGGTTATGCTGGCGCATTTGTCGATCCGATACCTGTCGCCAGAAAAGTACGCCAGCGTCGCTACGCTGATTACTTAGCCGTCGCACACAGATGCGGCTTGACGTGTTTATCGATGATTGCATTGACCTTGGCAGCGTCTTGTGCATTCAACCGTGAAACATAAGGCGCTCCGGTAGCACAATCGGCAATTCCCAGATGGCGTAACGCCTGGTCAAAAGCCCCCCAGATGTTTCCGTAGCGGAAAAGTTCCCAAACTGCGGCGAGTTCCTTCTGCAGCTTTAATGCTGATTCAATGTCGCCTCGGCAGTAAGCTCGATAAAGAGCAACAGCAATGTGGGGACAAAGGTTATGCAGGCCGCCGATGAAGCCGTCACATCCCATCTGGAGACCGACCACAATCAAGAACTCGCTTCCGGTCAAGATAGAAAAATCAGGACCCTGATTCAGTTCGATCACCTTCTGCAGGTTAATGCAATCCTGATTGCTCTCTTTGAGACCTACAATGTGCGGCACGTCTTCGCGCAGTCGTGCGACGGTCTCAGGCGAAAGGCTGTTCTTTGTCATCACAGG
Encoded here:
- a CDS encoding GntR family transcriptional regulator, giving the protein MAKEPGLQPFRNMGTLKDRTVDVLTDAILSGKIKPGERLNESQLARDLHVSRAPVREALQQLQEQSLIINVPRRGMFVVSLDDDDIQKINSLRVVLEAEALRLARKNLTPQREKKLEQLLTTMENMEPTPTKLSMRVDFEFHRTIWSFSGNEYLEKILSSLTAPLFAHSVRTLLRSEKLRIVLDSHRPLFEFICGGQVEQTAEQVMLAHLSIRYLSPEKYASVATLIT
- a CDS encoding dihydrodipicolinate synthase family protein; amino-acid sequence: MPKLTGVVPPIGTPLTKDERVDEPALRRLTRYLVDAGVNGILANGTMGGFAFLTDEEQVRAISIVVSEVDGCVPVMGGIGETSTSRAVRKAKEIAKQGVTHLTVLAPFYFFASQENLYAYFSDIAAAVDLPIFLYDNPVMTKNSLSPETVARLREDVPHIVGLKESNQDCINLQKVIELNQGPDFSILTGSEFLIVVGLQMGCDGFIGGLHNLCPHIAVALYRAYCRGDIESALKLQKELAAVWELFRYGNIWGAFDQALRHLGIADCATGAPYVSRLNAQDAAKVNAIIDKHVKPHLCATAK
- a CDS encoding fumarylacetoacetate hydrolase family protein — translated: MSFHSEPISKGTVVRVGRYFQKGSIRPFVASASQGIFDWLIFDRSETPSKIRSAVKRSIHSGLDSDFCAAASILETFLEGSPSFLVDVQDHRLPADLLQSPLPSPVQPRTFICVGLNYSDHARESNMELPSRPLLFAKSANAVAGHNSEVSIPPSCDQPDFEAELAVVIGKRCRHVREHDAMNYVLGYTCANDISARNFQFADGQWYRGKSCDGFGPLGPWIVTKTEIPDHRNLNIRGRLNGEVMQNSSTRNLIFAVPELIEFISSSITLEPGDVIATGTPPGVGFARKPPIYLKDGDTFEVEIEGIGNLSNTIRGGNNG